One genomic region from Thermomicrobium sp. 4228-Ro encodes:
- a CDS encoding HEAT repeat domain-containing protein encodes MPGEQRVERYDMTAIEGLRHPRPDIAETCAWILGQRRVRAAVPALLAALEARPRDIDVQAAIVTALGRIGDPAAFPALVAVVHSGAVPVRRVALAALWAIDPERARPVLETVLATDPAAGIRAEAARLLGKGVSR; translated from the coding sequence ATGCCGGGCGAACAGCGAGTCGAGCGCTACGATATGACCGCGATCGAGGGACTTCGGCACCCACGGCCGGATATCGCCGAGACCTGTGCGTGGATCCTCGGCCAGCGGCGCGTGCGTGCGGCGGTTCCTGCGCTGCTCGCCGCGCTCGAAGCGCGACCGCGCGATATCGACGTGCAGGCCGCGATCGTCACTGCCCTCGGCCGAATCGGTGATCCCGCCGCCTTCCCGGCGCTGGTCGCAGTGGTGCACTCCGGTGCCGTGCCGGTGCGCCGCGTTGCCCTGGCAGCGCTCTGGGCGATCGACCCCGAGCGTGCTCGACCCGTTCTCGAAACTGTCCTGGCGACTGACCCCGCCGCTGGTATCCGTGCCGAGGCTGCTCGGCTCTTGGGAAAGGGGGTCTCTCGGTGA